The proteins below are encoded in one region of Dromaius novaehollandiae isolate bDroNov1 chromosome 9, bDroNov1.hap1, whole genome shotgun sequence:
- the LOC112988897 gene encoding vesicle-associated membrane protein 2-like isoform X1: MTEAPRLQACAAVVVESAPAPTQGPTSAGAAGPPPATSASSNKRLQQTQARVDEVVDIIRMNVDKVLERDKRLSELDNRADALQAGASQFETSAAKLKRKYWWKNFKMMIILGVVCAVILIIIIIYFST; this comes from the exons ATGACCGAAGCGCCGCGGCTGCAAGCATGTGCTGCTGTTGTTGTGGA GTCTGCTCCAGCTCCTACCCAAGGGCCCAccagtgctggggctgcagggccgcCTCCTGCTACCAGCGCGTCAAGTAACAAACGGCTGCAGCAGACGCAAGCCCGGGTGGATGAG gtggtagaCATCATCAGAATGAACGTGGACAAGGTACTAGAGAGAGACAAGAGGCTGTCTGAGCTTGACAACCGGGCAGATGCATTGCAAGCAGGTGCCTCACAGTTTGAAACCAGTGCAGccaaactgaagagaaaatacTGGTGGAAAAATTTCAAG ATGATGATCATCCTTGGTGTAGTATGCGCAGTCATTCTCATTATAATTATAA
- the LOC112988897 gene encoding vesicle-associated membrane protein 2-like isoform X2 produces MSAPAPTQGPTSAGAAGPPPATSASSNKRLQQTQARVDEVVDIIRMNVDKVLERDKRLSELDNRADALQAGASQFETSAAKLKRKYWWKNFKMMIILGVVCAVILIIIIIYFST; encoded by the exons GTCTGCTCCAGCTCCTACCCAAGGGCCCAccagtgctggggctgcagggccgcCTCCTGCTACCAGCGCGTCAAGTAACAAACGGCTGCAGCAGACGCAAGCCCGGGTGGATGAG gtggtagaCATCATCAGAATGAACGTGGACAAGGTACTAGAGAGAGACAAGAGGCTGTCTGAGCTTGACAACCGGGCAGATGCATTGCAAGCAGGTGCCTCACAGTTTGAAACCAGTGCAGccaaactgaagagaaaatacTGGTGGAAAAATTTCAAG ATGATGATCATCCTTGGTGTAGTATGCGCAGTCATTCTCATTATAATTATAA